The Argentina anserina chromosome 5, drPotAnse1.1, whole genome shotgun sequence genome includes the window TGTTTGTTGTAAATGTACTGTCACAAGGTAGCACTAAGTTTGCTAAGTATGTGAACCGTGATTCAAGTACTATTGAATTTTGGGTTGATAGTGCTAAGGGGTGGATTAAAGGCTTCTATGTTTCCTTTTGCAATTGATTCTTTTATCACTATCGGTAAGTTCTGAAATATGAACCTTGCCTCTGCATTATTTAATCGATTTGAGTTTTCATGATGCTGAATATTTAGAATGTTCCGTCCTTGAACATGTTTCAAGAACATTGGCACTGGATTGAATTTTGTGATTGGAACTGAATTGACTTACTGTTAATTATACATTCTGTTCAGGTGATTCTGCATTTGGTATGTTTAGCTCATAGGAAATCTGCTGAGGAGTTTGTTGTTTAAAGAAAACTAATTATGGTACTAGCTGCTTGGGATTTTTCACAAGTCTATTTATGATATTCAATATGAAGAGATATTTAtaaagtaatttttttaatatttgctAAAACTAATCAGGATTGgtctaataaaaaaaactaattagGATGGGTCATGCTGTTGCAATAGATAGTGAGGTAACTAAGAATATATTAGATTAGTCCCTTGAACCAAGTTACTGGCGTTAGTGATTTGGTTGGAAGTTCTCCTGTGGGTATTTTAGAGATGTAGTAGTGTTATCATATAGTTTATGGCAACTTTGAACAAAGGTGAGACTGTAACAAAAAACTGCCGCCGATCCACGAGTTCGGTAGTATGAGCCAACTTAATTGGCAGCAATTAAATTTGCAAGTCCTAGAACCACTGGCATCTTAGCAAAATCGCAATCAAGAGGCTCTACATGTCCAGTTCCGCCAATTGTAGAGTATCCTCGTGGGTCTCTGATGCCCTCAACCTCGTCTCCTTTATCATTCTCACCAAGGTCTGGTCCCTTGAACATTCTTCTTTAGCCATGTATGGACCAGCAGCAGGATGAGGCCAATGTTGCGCAGGACTTGGTTGCTTCCTTGGCTATGAGAGTGTACCACTGACCTCAGTTTCACAGTTGCTTCCCTCCTTGCAAGACATTTCATCTTCGATGCTACTTCCCCTGCCTGAGCCTCATCTCATTCTCCAGTAGCTTAGCTCTTAATTTTCTGTACCTTTTCTCTTGTCAAATTTTTAAAAGAGTAAAATACTAAAATCCATAGAAGACTGAACAAGCTAGCCAAGTCTTGTCATCTTTCCCCCTCTCCCATTTGAACGTCTGTTTGACTGTTTGTTTTCGGCGATATCACCACGGGTTAAATTTAAACAAACTTGTGTAGGACTGATTCCCTTGCTAGTCTATCAAAGAAAGATGTCTTATAACTACCCCTTGCGGGGGATTAGGATTTAGGAGGGAGTTTGATATCGATCCAAAATAAGATTCTCTCTGCTCAAATGATGGTGTCAGCTTCTTGTTACATTTCTTCATCTATCAATGAAATAGATGAATCTACTGAAGTAGTTACTTCACGGTATTTATTAGTTTATATCTTAGCTTTCTCTGCTGAAGTTCAATCACAGATGGAAACATATCTTGCACCCTGCCAAATGCAAGTTTATAAGAGATTTGTAAAATTACCTGCATCACTAAGACGCTAACACATGAaggcaaaaacaaacaaaaaaacaccATCCACAATGTTCGTCAATCAATAATTGAATTCCCAACAACAGATAgcattgaaattgaaactgtTCCAAGTAAACCAAAAGGGACATGGATTCACTGTTAGGCCAACTAAAATAGTCCTAACTCCAGCCATACCTTACTGATCAAATTATGGAGATGGCGACTAATTCTCGATACGATGCCTTAATTGTAGACTTTAATTCAATGCGTAATGTGAAATTAACCGTTTCACTAAGCAatcaaaaataacaaaaagttAGGTGAACATTGGAGCACATTGTACCAAGGTAGTGTTTTAGATATATATGCACCAAGCTTAGTACCAATCATATATTACCATCCTGGTGCATACCCAAGAGACTCGGGCAGATAATCGAGACATTACGAACCGGCAGACTTATGGAAGATGTCCGGCAAAAATTCGTGTGATCGTTAGGTAAAATTGGGTGTGGTAAATACTGTCACTTTAGCTTACAGAAGCTAAATATGACCGATGTTTGCTTCTACACTAGCTGCCTATTTTTTAGGTTTGCTTGTGTGTTCATCTTCACTGATGTACAGCTCTTTGATGTTTAACGAAATCATTATTTCTATGTTGCACTTTTGAAGCTGAATTCGACTTAATTAGGTGGCTTGGTTAGAACTTGGTAATTGTTCTTTCCATTCAGTCAATAGTGTTTAGCTTGTATTGCACGTAAATAATCTCACCTAATATGGGTGTTATAATATGTAACTACTAATATGACTTTTAGTGCTTTAGACTCATTTATAGGATATATCAACTATATATTTCTATATTTTACACACGTCCACGTACTGATGGTTACACTTGGGAGGCTCATCAGGATTGGAGAAGGAGAAACACCACTGTTGTGTCTTCGAAGTTGAAAATGCCAGTGACATATTGACATGCTATAATATGGTCAAAGCCTTTATCAATTACTTAAACCAACTGATATATATTATCatattatataaaagaaaTTGTATTATAAGAATTGGAGCTACAACAAGTCTCTGCATGTAGTACAATATATGTACTTAAGGCTATTATAAGTAAATCTTCTGAAAATACAAAGTCTAATTACAAGAATGTGATGGTATCTTCTTACATAGCTGCATCAGACAACTAATTTTTTGGCAAGCAATAAGAAAACAAAGCTTTATTAATGAATAATGAATGCAGTTTGTTTTCTGAATGAGATTGAAGAAGTTCTTCAAATCGATCAATAAGGGATATCTTCTACGTGCTATATCGAATGTGGCTATGACATTGATCTGcaaaacagaaagaaaattACAAATGTTAATAAGAAGAGAAGAACATTCGAAGGATCGGAAAGcacttaaaaagaaaaataatcaatCCATATGCGAAGTGAATAAAGAGAACAAGCTCGAATGCATGATATAAACATATGGATCTAGCTAGAGAGGGTTATTTCCGATGCAAGAGATACTATATGTAAACTTGTTCAGATATTAGtgaaaacaagaaaataagagagagagatatatgaGTTGGATTGATATATGAACTTACTGTAGAATATCCTTCCAGTAGGATTCACTTGTATCATCATCCAGGAGTTTCTCCCAATCTTCAAAGATGTAAGTGGGTGATGACTGACCTGCATCTTGAATATCACTTGTGCTCGTGCTTTCAATTCGATTATTGGTGGTTGAACTCCCAGGAGATGATGAAACCAATTCAGGATGTTGGTTCTTAAAGTTCTGCATATCATAGCAGTTGCTCAAGTTGTTGTTAACATTTCTGTTAAATCCTTCAAACCCTTCCAATGTAGTGTTGGATATAGTGTTCAACTCATTAGGAGCCCCAGGAATGCTATCGTGGTTCCATTCTTGATCTTTGACCATGCTGCTTGCTCCATTGAAGTTCCCTCCAAAGAGGTCAATGTTCTGGGAACCAAATATACCAATACTAGTCGGGTTATCTATAGCAGGAGCTGCAACTGATGAATTCATAACCTGCATGTAAATTTTTTGCAGTAACTGCATTTTTGCTAGCTGTGCAGCACTTTCTTGTAGCCTTAGTGCATTGTCCCATGGAGTCCTAGTCATCATGTTTCCAACACTCGCTGTGGTAAGCAACTGTGAAAGGTTATTCAGAAGGTGATTGAGGTCTGTCCTCGGCTTGTGGGTGTTTGGATCAAGTCCCATTTGTAGCAGCTTCTTTCTCAGGTGAGTGTTCCAATAGTTCTTGATTTCATTATCAGTTCGCCCTGGAAGATGAGTTGCAATCTTCGACCACCTGATTGAACAGAACCTCTTTAAGAGTTGGGCCACATTGGTATAAAATACTACAAGTTATATATTTCAAGAAAGAATACGAGAAATAAAACGTACTTGTTTCCAACAACTGCatgaaggttgatgatgattctttcctcttcttcgGAGAATTTCCCTCTCTTGATATCAGGCCTCAGGTAATTAGTCCACCTTAACCGGCAACTCTTACCACACCTGTTGAGGCCTGCAAGCTTGGGGAGAGCTCTCCAGCTTCCATGGCCATTTTTGTTAATGTAATCTACCAACTTCTGATCTTCTTCGGCTGTCCATGGACCTTTCTTCAAACCACTTTGATCGTCACAACAAGGAGATCTACCCATTATCGTAAGAAACAAATGATGTCTAGATCTGAAGAGTGGTGTGTTGAGAGAAAAGTTCACTAGGATTCTAGGATTAGTTAGGACATATTGTTgagattgcttgatttatagaTGCAAGTAAGAAGTTATTCAAACAGTGATgtcatttcattcaattcgttTTCGTTTTCACGCTACCATTACAAATATTACTTGGTTCCCAAAAACAAGTAATGACGATTGACAGAAACCtagaaatttaaaaaccatTTTGAATTAAATTACTGTCCATACAAGGATTAGGTACGTAGTGTAATATTCCTCTAATGTTGACAGCATACTGATGTGGTTGATGAGGTTTGTAAATTGCTTTAAGGCCACCAGTCAGATTTCCATTGGGTTTAAGACTCCCTGAACCATAAGCCGGTGCCTGTAGGGTTTAAGGTTTGGAGTGGTTTTGTCTGTTATGAGAGGGAAGTAAAAATGTAAGCGACACGAGGGAAAAGCAGATCAAACATGTAACATAGAATGCATTGTGTGCTACTGCAGAAGATGTGCTGtcatttgttgttgttggccaAATGTAGAACAATTACATGGTTTCAGATGTCACTGAATCAATGTCAGTGTATTCttgttgttgaattgttaGAGCCCTTGTGTCACCATGATTCTTCACAAGGAATTAACCAGTAGTATCATACTtttctgtgttttttttcttggatttTACCTTGCACTATTTCTCCGATTCTAGTTAAAGGAGAGAAAACACACGTCTGGTAACTGATCTTCAGCTGATGAAGTTGAAAGACATAGAGGCGTAGAGCATGGTGCATCACACGCACGTCAAAGTTCAGATGATAAAATAAACTTGGAGATATATTAGTACTAGCAGTACTCAAGTTAAATCAACTTGTGTATTTTATCTGTACTTTATCGCGTTCTAGTAATCTTCTGTtgcctttctttctttcttttttttacttgTACCAAACTAGTTGATCACTGTAAATGTTAATGTGCCATTAAACTTATCCAAATGACTATCAATTTGCACGCCGGTCATAAGGTATGGTAGAGTAAAGTTATGCAGCATTTGGCTTTTATGGTAGATAAACTCTTTTCAGTTGACAATCCTGGTGAACTATATGCGGTAAAAATCAATGTAGCTATCCATATTAGGGTCGTCTACAATATCTTGAGGTGTAGCATATCCTCATTTACTACTTTTTGAActaaaattacaattttactGAACTAAATTTATAACATTGAGAACAAAGTTATAACATgagtttttatatatttacaaataactaaataaatttACCACATTAACAACTATTTGTTCATGATCTTATAAAATGTTGTGGGTAAAACAATTACAACTAATAAATAGAACTATAATTActaaaaaaatcactttatTTACCACAATGACAACAAATTTTGTGTGATATCGTAAATGCGGGTATCACATACATGGAGGTACCTAAGAAATTTCCTCCATCTTACATGTAGTTTACTTATAAATATTTTCAGGTTTATTCATGGCAGATGAATTGTTATTCAATGGTTGAGAATTCAAATGCTTGAACGTCTGGAATTAAGGATATATGATGcatgattttatttgtcatcTTCTAATTTTCTTCTTGTGATTGTGTTATATTCTTACTTATATTATATCCTCATCCGTAGGTGATTCTAGTGATATTTAGTCATGCAAGACCCCCTCATTACTAGGTATTAAGTTCCCATCCATTATTTCTTCGATTATACTAACTTAGCCTTCATGAGCGTATCATCTCACTGGTCATCATGCTTGTCATGTTCTTACTAGTTAATTTAACATATAATCATTTCAAATTCTGTTCTAAAATATGCAGCACACTCCAACTACTGCTCTTTCATATATTGCCATGCCTGGTTGATCATCCATTTACCAAACATGCTCCTCAAATCTTCCGCACACCCAAAAGTGCCTGCAATATTAATCCCATCCAATTTTACTGCTCTACGGTCTACGCTACGAATTTAATTCATCATTCAATTCAACATGCGTAccaaattaaagaaagaaGCTGTGATGAAACATTCTGTCATAAAATAGATTAATGACATCCACATTTCTATTGCATATTGCTTAAGACAATAATTTTAGACTGTCAGGGATAACTGCAGTATACTATAATTCTATTGCATGCACCAAAAACCCTCAAGCATAAGTACTTgcaacttttgtttttttttttgtctgaatAAGTGATTGGAAAGTCATATTTGTGTAGAGTTCCCCTCTTGTATATATTTGGGTTCAAGATAATTCTGTTTTAGTTTCGTCCACGCTAGCATCACTAGCACCGCTCCAAATGCCCGGAAAGGAGAAGTTAAATATGAAACTATATATACTGCAACTACTCGGCAATTTTTatgttctatatatatgtataccaAACGAGGCAGTTGTTATTTTTGCTTGTAATTTGTAGATTAGGGTATATCTTCTTGGACCAGACAGGCAGGTTAACTGATTAAACACTAATGTAGATTCTAGCACTTGCTAAAGCAGTAGTGtttaattttggttttatttttaatgatCGATGTGATTGTATACCTATCATgatatgtacagaaatatcAAAGTATGCATATTAAAGCAGccaataaaataaaagttggTTATGTTCTGGTAGTATTGGTACAAAAAGCCAGAAAATGGTCCATTAAATGAGAGCTATGAGCAGCTTGTTGATCTTCAAGGAGTACACGCATCCACTGCCTTTGGACTTTGCCAAATCCCAAataatatataggcattaattaattttgtacGTAGGACTCACTTAAAGGGTTATGAATGACATTCAGCGAGTGTTTGACATTAGGTAGAATCTAAGTTGGTTTTGACTCCTGCATGGTAGCTCAAGGTGCTTTGGATTATTTCAAAGGGAGTGACATATTTGCTTTTCAGTAGTCAAATAATGAAGCAACAAAAGGACACTCAGATATTCCAGAACTAGTTTCAACCTTTCTTACCGCATTGCCTTTCTTCACAAGCCTATCCATATGAAACTCTTTAACCAAATGAAAATATTAGAGGGACTGTAGAAAAGTTGACAGGGTTGAACAAAACAGTTAACTTCTTGTTGACTTGTGCATATCAGAATCACCAATTCCATGAGGCATGCATTAAGTAATGCAACTTGGTTTCCTTAGAGAAAAGCCTAGGACTTCTAGGTGATTAATTAAGGTTACTCCACGTAAATGGTCATTTTGGAAACAAGGGGATGACATTAGGAACAAATTAATGGAGTTCCTATTTCAAAGTAACTAGTAACTACAAGAAATTTTCCTTAGTTTGAAAGCTAGGGGGTTtgttcgaaaaaaaaaattttaagcccccccccccttaCATATACATTTAAACTTTGAGAGGCTATTTGTATGTGTGTGGCTAATTTTCAGGACACGAGGTCGTAAAGAAAATTCAATTCTATATTTCGTTAAACACGAAGATAAATAAGACCAAGTTTCACATCggatgaaaaaataatttggtTAAAAGTGAATCCTTACCTCAGGTAAGAATTGCTGTGGATGTTGTATCCTCGTTTTTTGGCATACAAAAAAGAGGCCATGACGATTCATTTAGAAcaataattttcaaattttaaataatCATGCCAATGAAAAGTTTACACGAAAGTCATTTCTATCATCTCTTCTATGGATTTTAAAAGAGTGTCTGCTTCGTATTGCCAATATTGTAACGTATAAAAAGAGGAGGACTAATGACTCAGAAAGAAACCTAGGATTTCTAGGTTATTAAGGTTATTCACGTTAGTGATCATTTCAGAAACTAGTAGGGGACACGACAATAGAaatagagaaattattatatatacccgttATATCACACATGACGTATTCCCTTAATATCATTAGTCtatttttttactgtgatCGTTTCTAATTAgttattatatttaaataaaattttgtcattttcaccgtgtgcatattaattataccatgacgtaatatgattggctGGGTACATCACATGACAGTGTCACGTGGTGTAGCGGGTACACATAATAATGACTCGAAACAAGTCAAATGGTAGTGCATTTCAATTTAACTACCGGAAACGTACTTAATTTTCCTGTTTTGAAAGGAGGACTTGATTTTATGCGTAAAATTTGGGAGGCTATTTGTATTTCTGTTGCTAGTTTTGGAGAGTTCGGGGGATCAAACTCTTTTATCACACTCAACTTTcttgttttgaaaaataggTTCAGGCACCCGAGCTAATATCTGGACGGATGAGTGGATTCCTCACTGTCCTCGTTACCTCATTTCATGACCTCCTCATGCAGCCATGCTACACAAAACAAAATGGCTGATTTGTTTGTATCCGAGAGACAAGAGTGGGATGTCACGACTCTTAATCATCTGTTTCAGCCCCAAGTGGTTGAGAAAATATTGTCTTCGCCTCTAAATCCTCAAGTTGAAGAGGACACGTATTATTGGAAGCCTGAAAAAAGGAATCTTCACGTTCAAATCTGCATACTGGGTTGCTCAATCAAGTGTTATTGGTATTTGGTAATGCTTTAGCCTCATCCTCTAATGAAAACCTGTACAGATAACTTGGGAAGAAGATTTGGGATGCTAAGGTGTCGGGAAAGGTTCAGAACttcagatatatatatgtgcttgGCATGCATGCCAAGTTTTGTTACCTACTTGAACTCGTTTGGTGTCTAAAGGCTATACTAGTCCTCTGACTCCTCTCAATTGTCTGCCTTGGAATAGTTTGGTTGAAGACACTCTACAGttattttgcaagtgtttggTTGCCGCAGACTTTTAATGTCTATACCCCTTGACCATGTTAACTCTCTTCCACCAGCTATGACCTTTAAATAATGGATGTTGGACAGATATGACCTTTAAAGAACGGATGTTGGACCTTGCTATACATGCTCAAGCCGAGGTATTTAGGAGTGTGCTTTTGGCGGTTTGAGCTCTGTGGAAAAATCGTAATGATCAGCTATATGAGATCAAATCCCAACCTGCTACCAATTTATTTTTCGGTGCTATTACATGGTTGATGCATTAAAGACACCAAAACATGTAGCCAAATGGCAACCACCTCATGAGTCATGAACTCTCTTTTAAGTTGAACGTTGATGGCGCATTCTCCTCTCTTCCCATGAAGGCCTTGGAGGTATAATGCGCACTCCTTGAGGTAACATTCAGTTTGCTTTTAATAGAAAGGTTTCTTATGTTCGGTCTACTAAGCACACAAAATTGCTAGCTACTAAGGGAGGGTTATTGTCATTAGCGAGACTGATTGTCAGGAAGTTGTTCTCGATACTCATGAACCTGACAGAGATAATGGGGTGTTGAGTTTGCTATCGGACGAAATCTGGGGTTTGTTATGTACTCTTTAGTTTTCATAGGTTTTGCTCCAAGAACTTGTAGTCAAGTAGCTCATAGATTAGTCGATATTGGTTTTGAATCAGAACATCCTCAAGAATGGTACTCGGTACCACTATGTATCCAGACTGTTCTTTAGCATGACTGTAATACTTGGGTTCTCTTTGAATGCAGTAGTATTTTCATTAAAAGGGTCATTGAGCAATTTTATGCATGATTCAcctcttttattttattttattttgaaaaaaatcatACAATTTTATAAATAAGAACATTGCAGAATAAACATTACATACCCCTCGCTATCTTGTTACGAGTATAAAAGAGGTCATGAAAAAAATCCATAGTTGAAAAATAGTATAGAGATATTCATTAGAACACGaaattgtgttgattaaaaaaaaatacatattctACTACTTATATAGCATAGAGATAGACATGTGTACCAAATCTAAACCTTGCCCTTGGCATTAGGGTGTGATGGAAAGAAATTCCATACACCCCAACCCATAGTTAGTTGCCCATCCACAGAGCTAGGCCCAAACCATGACTCAACTTAAGAGACCGGCCAACTTCCCAAAGGCCTAAGTGATAAAGCATATCTCATTTAGTTTAGCTATTATCTTAATAATGTACATTTTAACTTAGTTATTCTTTTTAGGTTCATtggagtaaaataaaaaaaagatgggTTGAAAGAAGCAAAAAGAGCAAAGAAATCTGGAATAAGGAATCTGCCTTTGCATAACAGTCAAACTCGACGTACCATAAGGAAAACTAGATggagaaaaattgtgcataaTATATCTATGGAGAGCCCTATGAGTCTACTTTCTAGAGTCGTTAGAATCACATAAATCACATATTTCTAGAGGATGTTATGCTCAATTTAGTGACCAGAGGTTAGACTGGCCGAGAAAACTGATATTGGACTGGTTTGTGTAACTAAGACCTAATTCACTTCTAAAAAGGTTGTGCACGATTAACGAAGATCTCCTAGCCATTAAGGGAAGCTGATGTGGGTGTGGATTATGTTAGGGTCTCTCTAGAGCAAATCCAACCGTCCAAAGTCATTTAATGTCAAGGGCTGTGATTTATTCTCAAACCCTAacttctctctatatatagaggctggAACCAACGAATTTTCTATCACTTGTTGCCACATTCAAGGTCAGAGAAACTCTATTTTCTGTCTTCTTTCATCCTCCCAAGACCAAGAGACAAAAACCCTACTGTAGTACactgaaaaaaaattcctgAGAGCGGCTCTGAGGGCAAAGAAGCATTCTTGTTCCATGTCCGGCGGTGAGCCATATCGCAGTCGTAGGGCGGGCTTTGTTGACCTCGTATGGGTCTAGTGTGAGACTGGACCAAGATCGTGTGGGGCAGCTgtgagagagaggagatgcGGATCAGTCGGGGCTTGGCTTGTGATTCGCAAGGCAGATCATCGGGAGGTGTTTCTATGGCTAGTGTGAGGGTGGTCTGGAGGTGACGAGCCGATAGCGGCGTTGATCGGGTCGAATAATTTTGATATGATATGTGGAGTGTTGTCTAGGTTCGATCAAAGGAGCAGAGGTGTCGCTTGTCACTGGAGCGGCAGAGGTGGCGCGACTTTGATGGCGACGTTCCGGCGGACGTGGAGGGGCGGCGCAAGAGGTGATCTTCCCACGGCGGCGGTCGAGAGGCTAGAGCAAGGCTGGCGGCTAGTTTTTTCTCTCTCATCTAATAAGATTTGGGATTGGGTTCTTCTACTAGGCCCAGCCATAGTATGTTGTttatttgtgtttgtgttttattttcatttaataaTTGTATTGCACGTGTTGTGTGTAATAAGCCCAAGTTTAGAGAGAATCGGGCTTCGTATCTGTGGGTGCATTCCTTTACCTTGTCTGCTCTAGGTAGGCGGCTAATAGGTCGTTAATTAAAATGTCTATAATAAACTTTATAaaatatcatcgttagtatagaataagcagggatcgttcagtccgggaaattgaa containing:
- the LOC126796181 gene encoding transcription factor MYB39-like isoform X1 yields the protein MGRSPCCDDQSGLKKGPWTAEEDQKLVDYINKNGHGSWRALPKLAGLNRCGKSCRLRWTNYLRPDIKRGKFSEEEERIIINLHAVVGNKWSKIATHLPGRTDNEIKNYWNTHLRKKLLQMGLDPNTHKPRTDLNHLLNNLSQLLTTASVGNMMTRTPWDNALRLQESAAQLAKMQLLQKIYMQVMNSSVAAPAIDNPTSIGIFGSQNIDLFGGNFNGASSMVKDQEWNHDSIPGAPNELNTISNTTLEGFEGFNRNVNNNLSNCYDMQNFKNQHPELVSSSPGSSTTNNRIESTSTSDIQDAGQSSPTYIFEDWEKLLDDDTSESYWKDILQSMS
- the LOC126796181 gene encoding transcription factor MYB39-like isoform X2, whose amino-acid sequence is MGRSPCCDDQSGLKKGPWTAEEDQKLVDYINKNGHGSWRALPKLAGLNRCGKSCRLRWTNYLRPDIKRGKFSEEEERIIINLHAVVGNKWSKIATHLPGRTDNEIKNYWNTHLRKKLLQMGLDPNTHKPRTDLNHLLNNLSQLLTTASVGNMMTRTPWDNALRLQESAAQLAKMQLLQKIYMQVMNSSVAAPAIDNPTSIGIFGSQNIDLFGGNFNGASSMVKDQEWNHDSIPGAPNELNTISNTTLEGFEGFNRNVNNNLSNCYDMQNFKNQHPELVSSSPGSSTTNNRIESTSTSDIQDAGQSSPTYIFEDWEKLLDDDTSESYWKDILQSMS